The following coding sequences lie in one Candidatus Diapherotrites archaeon genomic window:
- a CDS encoding DUF362 domain-containing protein: MNHKKENSSSFWRKIKRFIKHNSFLFPIAFMAFLIYRIIQKPTRVTYPCQRTIWPSMISVFIAFIPAQSNFLREFFKIFLNKKNLFMILIIFCALIAAEKLIELNDYNRQLNHSPIGSASAIYFQGSIPAHRVVMVRDTRATNWNYSTGYYGDYVDQSVVNNMVDTGVMRLTNTSNITEAWQTILPGYASGQKIAIKVNFNNSEYVSDPCTSSYPSTYVDAMIQPINSIVRGLKLIGVQEQDVYVYDASRAIPIRFMNGKLYNIQFFGNRNKVCPGAQAATFNNTTDPSRFINFSNPSIPQRRVPDLLLEASYLIEINLMKSHSTAVTGSFKNHLGTMDGQITSTHNYLYDATNNPLVDIFSNSNIINKTKLIITDGLYGGFRYNSTPARWASFNNDSPNSLFFSIDPVAIDSVVFDYIDREANLGSFTKMSPYDHDHLVDAANRGFGVHEHCPLTANCTSIEFIDVNMEATSCTNGQTRSCSIAHYGICAVGTETCTNGVWGGCPLPQTESCNNLDDDCDGSIDEFLSRSCSVSHVGACAVGNETCSAGSWSGCPSPSTEVCSNGIDENCDGTDLNCSSCPQGQITSRCLCGGNAYDANAGGYYCNNSFQSAPCTLPDTIAPSAITDLNTSNITETTVNLSWRAPGDDGNLGVASQYDLRYSFTPITSSNWATATQVIGEPAPAVAGTLQSMTVAGLQSNTTYYFAIRTADEVPNWSSLSNVVSAKTLLVQCTPNWQCGPWTQCLDRNQSRTCIDLDCNSPGRVETQSCGDCNAGQIQSCTIESCEGTQSCTAQYVWGSCVKADLCCGVTCNDGSDCTTDSCSAGQCSFSSIPNCGGGGGGGGGGGGGGGTPPQKEFLVELNPSTVNAGENFNVIVKDSSTKNAVQNASVEYAKESKLTDTQTELLYSLQKRVILWLQ; this comes from the coding sequence ATGAACCACAAAAAAGAAAATTCTTCAAGTTTTTGGCGCAAGATAAAGCGCTTCATTAAGCACAATTCTTTTTTGTTTCCAATCGCCTTCATGGCATTTCTTATCTACAGGATAATCCAGAAGCCTACAAGGGTAACTTATCCCTGCCAGAGGACAATATGGCCTTCAATGATTTCAGTGTTTATTGCTTTTATTCCAGCGCAATCAAATTTTTTAAGGGAATTCTTCAAAATATTTTTAAACAAAAAAAACCTTTTCATGATTCTAATAATTTTTTGTGCTTTAATTGCAGCAGAAAAATTGATTGAATTAAATGACTACAACAGGCAGTTAAACCACAGCCCAATAGGCTCTGCAAGCGCAATCTACTTTCAGGGAAGCATTCCAGCGCACAGGGTTGTAATGGTTCGCGACACAAGAGCAACCAACTGGAATTATTCAACAGGCTATTACGGAGACTATGTAGACCAGAGCGTTGTAAACAACATGGTTGACACAGGGGTAATGCGCTTAACCAATACCTCAAATATTACAGAGGCATGGCAGACAATTCTTCCAGGCTATGCTTCAGGGCAAAAGATTGCAATTAAGGTGAACTTCAATAATTCAGAGTATGTTTCAGACCCGTGTACTAGCTCGTATCCTTCAACTTATGTTGACGCAATGATTCAGCCAATTAATTCAATAGTGCGAGGCCTTAAACTGATTGGAGTGCAGGAACAGGATGTTTATGTCTATGATGCTTCAAGGGCAATTCCAATACGCTTCATGAACGGAAAATTATACAACATCCAGTTCTTCGGGAACAGAAACAAAGTCTGCCCTGGGGCACAGGCAGCAACATTCAATAACACCACAGACCCAAGCAGATTCATTAATTTCTCTAATCCAAGCATTCCCCAAAGAAGGGTTCCGGACTTACTGTTGGAGGCGTCCTACTTAATTGAAATAAATTTGATGAAGTCTCATTCAACTGCAGTTACTGGTTCTTTCAAAAACCATTTGGGCACAATGGACGGCCAAATAACAAGCACGCACAATTACCTTTACGACGCAACAAACAATCCCTTGGTTGACATCTTCAGCAATTCAAACATAATAAACAAGACCAAACTAATTATTACCGACGGCCTTTACGGCGGCTTCAGATACAATAGCACTCCAGCGAGATGGGCATCCTTCAATAATGATTCACCAAATTCTTTGTTCTTTTCAATTGACCCTGTAGCAATTGATTCAGTTGTATTTGACTACATTGACAGGGAAGCCAACTTAGGCTCCTTTACTAAAATGAGCCCTTACGACCACGACCACTTAGTTGACGCAGCAAACAGGGGCTTTGGAGTGCACGAGCACTGTCCGCTAACAGCAAATTGCACTTCAATTGAATTCATTGACGTAAACATGGAAGCAACTTCGTGTACCAACGGCCAAACTCGTTCATGCAGCATAGCGCATTACGGTATTTGCGCTGTAGGAACAGAAACCTGTACTAACGGAGTGTGGGGCGGATGCCCTTTACCTCAAACTGAATCCTGCAATAATTTGGATGATGATTGTGATGGCTCAATTGATGAGTTTTTAAGTAGGTCTTGCAGTGTTTCTCATGTTGGAGCCTGCGCTGTTGGAAATGAGACCTGTTCCGCTGGCTCCTGGTCTGGCTGTCCTTCTCCATCAACTGAGGTTTGTTCTAATGGAATTGATGAGAACTGTGATGGAACAGACTTGAATTGTTCTAGTTGCCCTCAAGGCCAGATAACTTCAAGGTGTTTATGCGGAGGCAATGCTTATGATGCAAATGCAGGCGGCTACTACTGCAATAATTCCTTTCAGTCAGCTCCATGCACCCTGCCTGACACTATTGCGCCATCTGCAATAACTGATTTGAATACCTCAAATATTACTGAAACCACAGTCAATCTCTCTTGGAGGGCTCCTGGCGATGACGGGAATTTGGGTGTTGCCTCTCAGTATGATTTAAGATATTCTTTTACCCCAATTACTTCTTCTAATTGGGCTACAGCAACTCAGGTTATAGGAGAGCCTGCTCCTGCTGTAGCAGGAACACTTCAGTCAATGACTGTTGCAGGACTTCAATCCAATACAACATATTATTTTGCAATTAGAACTGCTGACGAGGTTCCAAACTGGTCTTCTTTAAGCAATGTTGTTTCAGCAAAAACTTTGCTTGTGCAGTGCACTCCTAACTGGCAGTGCGGTCCCTGGACTCAATGCTTGGACAGAAACCAGAGCAGGACTTGCATTGATCTGGACTGTAATTCTCCTGGGAGAGTTGAAACGCAATCATGCGGGGACTGCAATGCAGGCCAAATCCAGTCATGCACAATTGAATCCTGTGAAGGCACTCAGTCATGCACTGCCCAATACGTTTGGGGATCCTGCGTGAAAGCAGACTTATGCTGTGGCGTTACATGCAATGATGGAAGCGACTGTACAACAGATTCTTGTAGTGCAGGGCAATGTTCTTTTTCTTCTATCCCCAATTGCGGTGGCGGCGGAGGAGGGGGAGGCGGTGGAGGCGGTGGCGGTGGAACACCCCCACAAAAAGAATTCTTGGTTGAATTAAATCCTTCCACAGTTAATGCAGGAGAAAATTTTAATGTAATAGTAAAAGACTCAAGCACAAAGAATGCAGTGCAGAATGCCTCTGTAGAGTACGCAAAGGAATCAAAGCTCACTGATACACAAACGGAACTGCTGTATTCACTGCAAAAGAGGGTTATTCTCTGGTTACAGTGA
- a CDS encoding histone, with translation MSELSLSAIERIIRKGSGLRVSNDAAKALGELLELEGEKISRQSAEYARHAKRKTVTAEDIKLAARK, from the coding sequence ATGAGCGAATTATCCTTGTCTGCAATTGAAAGAATCATAAGGAAAGGCTCCGGCCTTAGGGTGAGTAACGACGCAGCAAAGGCCTTAGGGGAACTCCTTGAACTGGAGGGAGAGAAGATTTCAAGGCAGTCAGCAGAGTACGCCAGGCACGCGAAAAGGAAAACAGTAACAGCAGAGGACATCAAGCTCGCAGCAAGAAAATGA
- a CDS encoding cytidylate kinase family protein, whose amino-acid sequence MTVIIVSGFSGSGKSELVEAIAKKFNLKCVHSSGLLRKLKEDHKLDLSEEPSEKNIGWWESREGKEYFKQRLKNSKFDKILDGQLLKIISRGKVAMDSWTMGYLSRKGFKIWLKVDDKERAKRIAVRDNLPFKEVLKRIKHKEFATKKIYKKIYGFTAGEDLKPFNLVIDTTHLAQEETHEIILGYLEKIIGKI is encoded by the coding sequence ATGACTGTGATAATTGTTTCAGGCTTCAGCGGCTCAGGGAAGTCTGAATTAGTTGAGGCAATAGCAAAAAAATTCAATTTGAAGTGCGTGCACTCTTCAGGGCTTTTAAGGAAATTAAAGGAAGACCATAAATTGGATTTAAGTGAAGAGCCGTCAGAAAAAAATATTGGGTGGTGGGAGAGCAGGGAAGGAAAAGAATACTTCAAGCAAAGGCTCAAGAACAGCAAGTTCGACAAAATCCTTGACGGGCAACTGCTCAAAATAATTTCAAGAGGGAAGGTTGCAATGGATTCCTGGACTATGGGCTACTTAAGCAGGAAAGGATTCAAGATCTGGCTTAAGGTTGATGACAAAGAGAGAGCCAAAAGGATTGCAGTGAGAGACAATCTTCCGTTCAAGGAAGTATTGAAGAGGATCAAGCACAAAGAGTTCGCAACAAAGAAAATCTACAAGAAGATTTACGGCTTCACTGCAGGCGAAGACCTGAAGCCATTCAATCTGGTCATTGACACAACCCATTTGGCCCAGGAAGAAACACACGAAATAATTTTAGGATACCTGGAAAAAATAATTGGAAAAATCTGA
- a CDS encoding MFS transporter has translation MKKTLFFLLVIEAIFAFAVGLLTPIYALYVENIGGKLIDAGIAWSIAAFVHASLQYPAGLLADRFSKKSFMLILIFGNAIIYYSLIFINSVGQLFIAEFFIGMFTAIGTPAYDGLFSKSLEPQKESQQWGLWNTAYGYATAASALIGGIIVTFFSFQGLFAITASLAFLSGIIVLIFIKEDDLGEIIMVRSVRRLFRQKHLPQRITTFERERRSKP, from the coding sequence TTGAAGAAAACCCTTTTTTTCCTGCTTGTAATAGAGGCAATATTTGCTTTTGCTGTCGGGCTTCTTACTCCAATCTATGCCTTGTATGTTGAAAACATTGGAGGAAAACTAATTGATGCAGGGATTGCGTGGAGTATTGCAGCATTTGTTCACGCGAGCCTCCAGTACCCTGCAGGCCTTCTTGCAGACAGGTTCTCAAAAAAATCCTTTATGTTAATCCTGATTTTCGGCAATGCAATAATTTACTACAGCCTAATATTCATTAATTCTGTTGGGCAGCTCTTTATTGCAGAATTTTTTATTGGAATGTTCACTGCAATTGGAACCCCAGCATATGACGGCCTTTTCAGCAAAAGCTTGGAGCCGCAAAAGGAAAGCCAGCAGTGGGGCTTATGGAATACAGCTTACGGTTACGCTACGGCGGCTTCGGCTTTAATTGGAGGAATAATTGTAACCTTCTTTTCATTCCAAGGATTATTTGCCATAACCGCAAGCCTTGCATTCCTGTCTGGAATAATTGTATTAATTTTTATTAAAGAAGACGATTTAGGAGAAATAATAATGGTAAGATCTGTTAGAAGGCTTTTCAGGCAAAAGCATTTACCTCAAAGGATAACGACATTTGAAAGGGAAAGGAGGTCTAAACCATGA
- the rbcL gene encoding type III ribulose-bisphosphate carboxylase → MPAYSGFIELNYKPNKNDLIAGFFLEPNNCAFAEAAQAIASESSIGTWTDIATLKKETRERLKARIFYLNEKEGTAKIAYPLELFELGNIPQLLSSVAGNVFGMSIVNNLRLQDIEFPEAYIKAFKGPEFGVQGIRKLMRIEKRPLIGTIIKPKLGLNEKEHAKVAYNAWLGGIDIVKDDENLTSMPFNNFQKRVQETLKMRDKVQEETGEKKIYMPNITAECNEMLKRGKFIKEAGGEYAMVDLITLGFSSLQSLRDAELKLVLHGHRAMHAAFTRNPKHGISMLVIAKLCRLIGLDQLHVGAIVGKMTGEKEEVKLIGEEIEQQIITEKEESHLLAENWFNIKPVFAVCSGGLHPGKIPALIQAMGRDIVIQAGGGIHGHPKGTIAGAKAMRQSVEATIAGIQLHEYAKTHKELREALEKWKD, encoded by the coding sequence ATGCCTGCCTATTCAGGATTCATTGAATTGAATTACAAGCCCAACAAAAACGATTTAATTGCAGGGTTCTTCCTTGAACCAAACAACTGCGCTTTTGCTGAAGCAGCCCAGGCGATTGCATCAGAGTCAAGCATTGGAACCTGGACTGATATTGCAACACTCAAAAAAGAAACCCGGGAAAGATTGAAGGCAAGAATTTTTTACTTAAACGAAAAAGAAGGCACAGCAAAAATTGCCTATCCCCTGGAATTATTTGAATTAGGAAATATCCCCCAGCTCTTGAGTTCTGTTGCAGGAAATGTCTTTGGAATGAGCATAGTGAATAATCTGCGCCTGCAGGATATTGAATTCCCCGAAGCTTACATTAAAGCATTCAAAGGGCCAGAATTCGGAGTGCAAGGAATAAGAAAATTAATGAGAATAGAGAAAAGGCCTTTGATTGGAACAATAATAAAGCCTAAACTGGGGTTGAACGAAAAAGAGCATGCAAAAGTCGCATACAATGCATGGCTTGGAGGCATAGACATAGTGAAAGACGACGAGAACCTGACCTCAATGCCTTTCAATAACTTCCAGAAAAGAGTGCAAGAAACCTTGAAGATGAGGGACAAAGTCCAGGAGGAAACAGGAGAAAAGAAGATTTACATGCCCAACATTACAGCTGAATGCAATGAAATGCTGAAAAGAGGCAAATTCATTAAGGAGGCAGGCGGAGAATACGCAATGGTTGACTTAATCACCTTGGGCTTCAGTTCACTGCAATCCTTGCGCGATGCAGAATTAAAATTAGTATTGCACGGGCACAGGGCAATGCACGCTGCTTTCACTCGAAACCCAAAGCATGGCATTTCAATGCTTGTAATTGCAAAGCTCTGCAGGCTGATTGGATTGGACCAACTGCATGTCGGGGCAATTGTCGGGAAAATGACAGGCGAGAAAGAGGAAGTGAAATTGATTGGAGAGGAAATAGAGCAGCAAATTATCACAGAAAAAGAGGAAAGCCATTTGCTTGCAGAGAACTGGTTTAATATAAAGCCAGTGTTTGCTGTCTGCTCAGGAGGCCTGCACCCCGGCAAAATTCCTGCTCTAATTCAAGCAATGGGAAGAGACATTGTAATTCAGGCAGGGGGCGGAATTCATGGTCATCCAAAAGGCACGATAGCAGGAGCAAAAGCCATGAGGCAGTCAGTGGAAGCCACTATAGCAGGAATTCAATTGCACGAGTATGCCAAAACCCACAAAGAATTAAGAGAAGCATTAGAGAAATGGAAGGACTAA
- the purE gene encoding 5-(carboxyamino)imidazole ribonucleotide mutase, translating to MNEFVAILMGSKSDLEHAKKIAETLEKFGIEFCYRIASAHKTTEHLLKAVKELDLKHSNLIYIAVAGRSNALCGVLDGNTQNPVITCPPYSEKFGGMDLLSSLRMPSGISCTTMIEAEGAALAAVKIFSLQNPELKKKILDYQKKNAEQIMKDDEEIRK from the coding sequence TTGAATGAATTTGTTGCAATTCTGATGGGCTCGAAAAGCGATTTAGAGCACGCAAAAAAGATTGCTGAAACATTGGAGAAGTTTGGAATTGAATTCTGCTACAGGATTGCTTCAGCGCACAAGACAACAGAGCACCTTCTTAAGGCAGTAAAGGAACTGGATTTAAAGCACTCTAACCTAATTTACATTGCTGTTGCAGGCAGGAGCAATGCATTATGCGGCGTCTTGGACGGGAACACGCAAAACCCAGTCATCACCTGCCCTCCTTATTCAGAGAAGTTCGGCGGAATGGATTTGCTTTCTTCTTTGAGGATGCCTTCAGGGATTTCCTGCACTACAATGATTGAAGCTGAAGGTGCAGCTCTTGCAGCAGTGAAAATTTTCTCTCTTCAGAATCCTGAATTGAAAAAGAAAATTTTGGATTACCAGAAAAAGAACGCAGAGCAGATAATGAAAGATGATGAAGAAATTAGGAAATGA
- a CDS encoding phosphoribosylaminoimidazolesuccinocarboxamide synthase: MGSVKDLSVIKKPSEKEMGLGVFSFTDDYSVFDYGKMPDVIPFKGEALCRMAAFNFEELEKRGVKSHYRKLLKGNEMEVNLVQVLRPQKNELKDSSSNYLVPLEIIFRNSLPEGSSVFKRIAKGELNFKDLGLKEMPKPGEKLEKPLLDVSTKLEETDRYLSWSEAQSLARLKEKELNELKEKTFLINGFLTEKAEEIGLEHADGKVEFALSPKRELMLVDVVGTLDENRMLFNGMHISKQVLRDYYLKTEWYKKIEEAKAKRLPKEEWPAPQRLSKELVEIVSNMYKSVTEEWCNKKFWEETPSIGEAVEEYKQFLDGR, from the coding sequence ATGGGTTCTGTAAAGGATTTGAGCGTAATAAAAAAGCCTTCAGAAAAAGAAATGGGTTTAGGTGTATTCAGTTTCACAGACGATTACTCTGTGTTCGATTACGGCAAAATGCCTGACGTAATTCCATTCAAGGGAGAAGCATTATGCAGGATGGCTGCATTCAATTTCGAGGAATTAGAGAAAAGGGGTGTGAAAAGCCATTACAGGAAACTGCTAAAAGGAAATGAAATGGAAGTGAATTTAGTTCAAGTTTTAAGGCCGCAGAAGAATGAGCTGAAAGACTCAAGTTCAAACTATTTGGTTCCATTAGAAATAATTTTTAGGAACTCTCTTCCGGAAGGAAGCAGTGTATTCAAGAGAATTGCAAAAGGTGAACTGAATTTCAAGGACTTAGGCTTGAAGGAAATGCCTAAGCCAGGAGAGAAACTAGAGAAGCCATTGCTTGACGTGAGCACTAAACTGGAGGAGACAGACAGGTATCTGTCATGGAGTGAAGCGCAAAGCCTTGCAAGATTGAAGGAAAAGGAATTGAATGAATTGAAAGAAAAAACTTTTCTGATTAATGGCTTTCTCACAGAGAAAGCAGAAGAAATTGGCTTGGAGCACGCTGACGGAAAAGTAGAATTTGCTCTCTCTCCAAAAAGGGAATTAATGCTTGTGGACGTTGTTGGAACACTGGACGAAAACAGAATGCTTTTCAATGGAATGCACATAAGCAAGCAGGTTCTAAGAGATTATTATCTGAAGACTGAATGGTACAAGAAAATAGAGGAAGCAAAAGCAAAAAGGCTGCCTAAAGAAGAATGGCCTGCTCCTCAAAGGCTGTCGAAAGAATTGGTTGAGATTGTCTCCAATATGTACAAGTCTGTTACTGAAGAATGGTGCAATAAAAAATTCTGGGAAGAAACCCCAAGCATAGGGGAAGCAGTTGAAGAATACAAGCAGTTCTTGGATGGAAGGTGA
- the purB gene encoding adenylosuccinate lyase, protein MAEEASFGFDSYLSVFTWRYGSREMKTIFSEIEYRKLWRKIWVALAKAQMNAGLVSREELNELEANKEKIDLQRSHEIEKEIRHDLMAEVKAFAEQCPNGGKKIHLGATSMDIEDNADVIRMKEALQLIKAKLVNCLNLLDKKILEHKGRPCIAFTHLQSAEPSTVGYRLCNYAQELLMDLEQLEFAEENLKGKGLKGAVGTYASYTKLLEGKNLNAIELEREVMKELELNYFYVSTQTYPRKEDFIVLNVLSSIAQSLHKFALDFRVLQSTPFSEWNEPFKEKQVGSSAMPFKRNPMNSERICSLTRFVSSMPKIAWDNAANSVLERTLDDSANRRIIIAEAFLALDEALIIAGKVIEGMKVNEKQVENNLLNYGVFAGTEAVLMELVEKGLGRQESHEIIREHSINAWNAVTEGKSNPLKELLAKDARIKEKISGERIEELLDAGKHLGLAEEKCIEFSKKLEKKLNPYKELIVRKEEAVF, encoded by the coding sequence TTGGCTGAAGAGGCATCCTTTGGTTTTGATTCTTATTTGAGTGTCTTTACCTGGCGTTACGGCAGCAGGGAAATGAAAACTATTTTTTCAGAGATTGAGTACAGGAAGCTTTGGAGGAAGATCTGGGTTGCTTTAGCTAAAGCGCAAATGAATGCAGGGCTTGTGAGCAGGGAGGAATTGAATGAATTGGAGGCAAACAAGGAGAAAATTGATCTTCAGAGAAGCCATGAAATAGAGAAAGAGATAAGGCATGACTTAATGGCTGAAGTGAAGGCTTTTGCTGAGCAGTGCCCTAATGGAGGGAAAAAAATCCATTTAGGGGCAACCTCAATGGACATTGAAGACAACGCAGATGTAATAAGGATGAAGGAAGCACTGCAGTTAATTAAAGCAAAGCTTGTCAATTGCCTGAACTTGCTGGACAAAAAGATTTTGGAGCATAAAGGAAGGCCTTGCATTGCTTTCACGCACTTGCAGTCAGCAGAGCCTAGTACAGTAGGATACAGGCTGTGCAATTACGCCCAAGAACTATTAATGGATTTAGAGCAATTAGAATTCGCAGAAGAAAATTTGAAGGGGAAAGGATTGAAGGGCGCAGTAGGCACTTATGCTTCTTACACCAAACTGCTTGAGGGAAAGAATTTGAATGCAATAGAATTAGAGAGAGAGGTAATGAAGGAATTGGAATTGAATTACTTTTATGTGAGCACTCAAACCTATCCGAGAAAAGAAGATTTCATTGTATTGAATGTTCTTTCTTCAATTGCCCAGTCACTGCATAAATTCGCTTTGGATTTTCGTGTCCTGCAGTCAACGCCTTTCAGTGAATGGAATGAACCATTCAAGGAAAAGCAGGTTGGAAGCAGTGCAATGCCTTTCAAGAGAAACCCAATGAATTCAGAGAGGATATGCTCTCTCACAAGGTTTGTTTCCTCTATGCCTAAGATTGCGTGGGACAATGCAGCCAATTCTGTTTTGGAGAGGACATTGGATGATTCAGCCAACAGGCGAATTATAATTGCAGAGGCATTCCTTGCATTGGACGAAGCCTTGATTATTGCAGGGAAAGTGATTGAGGGAATGAAGGTGAACGAAAAGCAGGTTGAAAATAATTTATTGAATTATGGAGTATTTGCCGGAACAGAGGCAGTGTTAATGGAATTGGTTGAAAAAGGCTTGGGCAGGCAGGAAAGCCATGAAATAATAAGAGAGCATTCAATTAATGCCTGGAATGCAGTAACAGAAGGCAAAAGCAATCCCTTGAAGGAGCTTCTTGCAAAGGATGCAAGAATAAAAGAAAAAATTTCTGGGGAAAGGATTGAAGAACTGTTAGATGCAGGAAAGCATTTGGGCTTGGCAGAAGAAAAATGCATTGAATTCTCAAAAAAATTAGAAAAGAAATTAAATCCATACAAGGAATTGATTGTAAGAAAAGAGGAAGCAGTTTTCTGA
- a CDS encoding MGMT family protein — protein sequence MNKVNFSQKAWEKMKEIPKGRISTYKEIAKAIGKPKAVRAVGNACNKNPFAPKVPCHRVVQSNGKIGGFAQGIKKKRELLESEGLKIRKGRIVNFEEKLFKF from the coding sequence ATGAATAAAGTGAATTTCAGCCAGAAAGCCTGGGAGAAAATGAAGGAAATCCCGAAAGGCAGAATTTCAACTTACAAGGAAATTGCAAAAGCAATAGGAAAACCCAAAGCAGTGCGCGCAGTAGGGAATGCCTGCAACAAGAATCCCTTTGCCCCGAAAGTACCCTGCCACAGGGTAGTGCAAAGCAACGGCAAAATAGGAGGCTTCGCGCAAGGAATTAAAAAAAAGAGAGAATTGCTGGAAAGCGAAGGCCTCAAAATAAGAAAAGGAAGGATTGTGAATTTTGAAGAGAAATTGTTCAAATTCTGA
- a CDS encoding cation:proton antiporter: MIDVTFFAGLGSVSTLGIVYDVGIIVVFATIAAIITKLLKQPMILAYIIAGLIIGPIGFGIIGNTEPVRLLSELGIAFLLFTVGVESDLNKMKNIGRLILFGTGLQVVLIVLFTAIFSYLLGLALLTSIYLGLILAFSSTTIVVKILSDNHHLNTLHGRLMIGFLVMQDLIVIFALPLLAGSTQFFSLGFLGMTLLKGALLVFLAFMLGRYVFSKLLTFSIKSQELMYLTAVSMCFLFIFMSYLLDFSPAVGAFLAGLSLSSLSYNIELASKIKGLRDFFVTIFFVSLGMQIMPFLSSMSLGYALLLAAVMFVIVLILKPLIFVGITALGGYGFRIGVLVGLGLAQVSEFSFIIANQGLTHNVISRDIYSIIIIVTAITMTITPYLIDFSERIYLRLARYNNPFLENMFFRKKLRELEGIPETTELSKHIIVMGCGVTGSGIASALNDLHSVIVVDHDPEVVFEQIGKGLKAIYGNIENDELWEKVNLRNASLLIITIPEIERSLFLSKKARNLNSNITIFSRAKSKEAALKLYEAGADYVILPDIIGSNVFIRNIMHFLETGKTLDIQNYKEEFIQYLKDETEKEEKKFRL, translated from the coding sequence ATGATTGATGTCACGTTTTTTGCCGGGCTGGGTTCTGTTTCCACTTTGGGCATAGTGTACGATGTAGGAATCATTGTTGTTTTTGCCACTATTGCTGCTATAATAACAAAGCTCTTGAAGCAGCCAATGATTCTTGCATACATTATTGCAGGCCTCATAATTGGCCCAATAGGATTTGGAATTATAGGGAACACTGAACCAGTAAGGCTGTTAAGCGAACTAGGCATTGCTTTCCTTCTGTTCACTGTTGGGGTCGAATCAGATTTAAACAAAATGAAGAATATTGGAAGGCTGATATTATTTGGCACAGGCCTTCAAGTTGTATTGATTGTTTTGTTCACTGCAATATTCTCTTATTTGCTAGGATTGGCTTTGCTTACCTCAATTTATTTGGGTTTGATTCTGGCATTCAGTAGTACCACAATTGTGGTGAAAATTCTTTCAGACAACCATCACTTGAACACACTGCACGGAAGGCTCATGATTGGATTCCTTGTAATGCAGGATTTGATTGTAATTTTTGCCTTGCCATTGCTTGCAGGGAGCACTCAATTCTTTTCCTTGGGATTTTTAGGCATGACCCTGCTTAAGGGAGCCTTGCTTGTGTTCCTTGCGTTCATGCTTGGAAGATATGTCTTCTCAAAGCTATTAACTTTCTCCATTAAATCTCAGGAATTAATGTATTTGACTGCAGTGAGCATGTGCTTTCTATTCATTTTTATGTCTTACCTGCTGGATTTCTCTCCTGCTGTCGGGGCATTCCTTGCAGGGCTTTCCCTTTCCTCTCTCTCTTACAACATTGAATTGGCCTCAAAAATCAAGGGCTTGAGAGACTTCTTTGTAACAATATTTTTTGTTTCACTGGGAATGCAGATAATGCCTTTCCTTTCCTCGATGTCTTTGGGTTACGCCTTGCTTCTTGCAGCAGTAATGTTTGTGATTGTGTTAATCTTGAAGCCCTTGATTTTCGTTGGAATTACTGCCCTTGGAGGCTACGGCTTCAGGATTGGGGTTTTAGTTGGATTGGGCTTGGCGCAAGTATCAGAGTTCTCTTTCATTATTGCAAACCAGGGATTAACCCACAATGTCATTTCCCGGGACATTTACTCAATTATTATTATTGTGACTGCAATCACAATGACCATTACCCCTTACCTCATAGATTTCAGCGAAAGAATTTATTTGAGGCTGGCGCGCTATAATAATCCTTTTTTGGAGAACATGTTCTTCAGGAAAAAATTAAGGGAACTGGAGGGAATCCCCGAGACAACAGAGCTTTCAAAGCACATTATTGTAATGGGCTGCGGGGTTACAGGCTCTGGCATTGCCTCTGCATTGAATGACTTGCATTCTGTTATTGTAGTAGACCACGACCCTGAAGTTGTATTCGAGCAGATAGGGAAAGGACTCAAAGCAATTTACGGGAACATCGAGAATGACGAGCTCTGGGAGAAAGTGAACTTAAGGAATGCCTCCCTGCTTATAATTACAATTCCTGAAATTGAAAGGTCTTTATTCCTTTCAAAGAAGGCACGCAACCTTAATTCAAACATTACAATTTTCTCTCGCGCCAAATCAAAGGAAGCCGCATTGAAATTATACGAGGCAGGCGCAGACTATGTTATCCTGCCTGACATCATTGGAAGCAATGTCTTCATAAGGAACATAATGCACTTCCTTGAGACAGGTAAAACCTTGGACATCCAAAACTACAAGGAAGAATTCATTCAATACTTAAAAGACGAAACAGAAAAAGAGGAAAAAAAATTCAGGCTTTAA